In Streptomyces chartreusis NRRL 3882, the following are encoded in one genomic region:
- a CDS encoding thiolase domain-containing protein, with amino-acid sequence MTSAPGDRQIAVVAFAQTAHRRTSEELSEVEMLMPVLHEVLDRTGLKTADIDFTCSGSSDYLAGRAFSFTLALDGVGAWPPISESHVEMDGAWALYEAWTKLLTGDADTALVYAYGKSSPGPVRDVLTRQLDPYYVAPLWPDSVALAALQAQALIDVGDTDEPALAAVAARNRESAATNPHAQLRGAVPQGDYLVQPLRSGDCPPIGDGAAAVILAAGERARDLCARPAWIRGIDHRVEAHGLGVRDLTDSPSTRLAAERAGAFERPVDTAELHAPFTAQEIVLRKALRLDDGVVVNPSGGALAANPIMAAGLIRIGEAAARIHRGASDRALAHATSGPCLQQNLVAVLEGERR; translated from the coding sequence GTGACGAGCGCACCGGGGGACCGCCAGATCGCCGTCGTGGCCTTCGCCCAGACCGCCCACCGGCGCACCAGCGAGGAGCTCTCCGAGGTGGAGATGCTCATGCCGGTGCTGCACGAGGTCCTCGACCGGACCGGCCTGAAGACCGCCGACATCGACTTCACCTGCTCCGGCTCCAGCGACTACCTCGCCGGCCGCGCCTTCTCGTTCACCCTCGCCCTGGACGGCGTCGGCGCCTGGCCGCCGATCTCCGAGTCCCACGTCGAGATGGACGGCGCCTGGGCCCTGTACGAGGCCTGGACCAAGCTCCTCACCGGCGACGCCGACACCGCCCTCGTCTACGCGTACGGCAAGTCCTCGCCCGGTCCCGTCCGCGACGTCCTCACCCGGCAGCTCGACCCGTACTACGTGGCACCCCTGTGGCCCGATTCCGTGGCCCTCGCCGCCCTCCAGGCGCAGGCGCTCATCGACGTGGGCGACACCGACGAACCGGCGCTCGCCGCCGTCGCCGCCCGCAACCGGGAGTCGGCGGCCACCAATCCGCACGCCCAGCTGCGAGGAGCCGTGCCGCAGGGCGACTACCTCGTACAGCCCCTGCGCAGCGGCGACTGCCCGCCCATCGGCGACGGGGCCGCCGCCGTGATCCTCGCGGCGGGGGAGCGGGCCCGCGACCTGTGCGCACGCCCGGCCTGGATCCGCGGCATCGACCACCGCGTCGAGGCCCACGGCCTCGGCGTGCGCGACCTGACCGACTCGCCGTCCACCCGCCTGGCCGCCGAGCGGGCCGGCGCCTTCGAACGGCCCGTCGACACCGCCGAGCTGCACGCGCCCTTCACCGCCCAGGAGATCGTCCTGCGCAAGGCCCTCCGCCTCGACGACGGCGTCGTCGTCAACCCCTCCGGCGGCGCCCTCGCCGCCAACCCGATCATGGCCGCCGGACTCATCCGCATCGGCGAGGCCGCCGCCCGCATCCACCGCGGCGCCTCCGACCGCGCCCTCGCCCACGCCACCTCCGGCCCCTGCCTCCAGCAGAACCTGGTCGCCGTACTCGAAGGGGAACGCCGATGA
- a CDS encoding Zn-ribbon domain-containing OB-fold protein — protein MPEVLKAPLVVEFPFTRSLGPVQSAFLTGLRERVVLGVRASDGRVAVPPVEYDPVTAEEVRDLVEVAPTGTVTTWAWNHAPRRGQPLTTPFAWALVRLDGADTALLHALDTPGPDAVRTGMRVRVRWAAERTGAITDIACFEPYDGAPGEPAGHTGVFEDPVTGIVAAARLDYTYSPGRAQTAYINALSGRRTVGERCPACRKVYVPPRGACPTCGVATSEQVEVGPRGTVTTFCIVNIKAAHTANLDIEVPYVYAHIALDGADLALHGRIGGIPYDEVRMGLRVEPVWTEGGRYPDHYRPTGEPDADYDTYKELL, from the coding sequence ATGCCCGAAGTCCTCAAAGCCCCTCTCGTCGTCGAGTTCCCCTTCACCCGCTCCCTCGGCCCCGTCCAGAGCGCCTTCCTGACCGGCCTGCGCGAGCGTGTCGTCCTGGGGGTGCGGGCGAGCGACGGCCGCGTCGCCGTCCCGCCCGTCGAGTACGACCCCGTCACCGCCGAGGAGGTCCGCGACCTCGTCGAGGTCGCCCCCACCGGCACGGTCACCACCTGGGCCTGGAACCACGCCCCCCGCCGCGGCCAGCCCCTCACCACCCCCTTCGCCTGGGCCCTGGTCCGTCTCGACGGCGCCGACACCGCCCTGCTGCACGCCCTCGACACCCCCGGCCCCGACGCCGTGCGCACCGGCATGCGCGTCCGCGTCCGCTGGGCGGCGGAACGCACCGGAGCCATCACGGACATCGCCTGCTTCGAGCCGTACGACGGCGCCCCGGGCGAACCAGCCGGGCACACCGGCGTGTTCGAGGACCCGGTCACCGGCATCGTCGCCGCCGCCCGCCTCGACTACACCTACTCACCCGGCCGCGCCCAGACCGCCTACATCAACGCCCTCTCCGGCCGCCGGACCGTCGGCGAGCGCTGCCCGGCCTGCCGCAAGGTGTACGTCCCGCCGAGGGGTGCGTGCCCCACCTGTGGGGTGGCCACATCGGAGCAGGTCGAGGTCGGGCCGCGCGGCACGGTGACCACCTTCTGCATCGTCAACATCAAGGCTGCGCATACGGCGAATCTCGACATCGAGGTGCCCTACGTCTACGCCCACATCGCCCTCGACGGCGCCGACCTCGCACTGCACGGCCGGATCGGCGGCATCCCGTACGACGAAGTCCGCATGGGGCTGCGCGTCGAGCCCGTGTGGACCGAGGGCGGCCGCTATCCCGACCACTACCGGCCCACGGGCGAACCGGACGCGGACTACGACACCTACAAGGAGCTGCTGTGA
- a CDS encoding crotonase/enoyl-CoA hydratase family protein: protein MGGTEHLTVQREGATLVLTLNRPEARNALSLPMLVGLYDGWLEADADDSVRSIVFTGAGGSFCSGMDLKALAGNGMAGEEYRDRLKADPDLHWKAMLRHHRPRKPVIAAVEGYCVAGGTEMLQGTDIRVAGESATFGLFEVRRGLFPIGGSTVRLPRQIPRTHALEMLLTGRPYTAREAAAIGLVGHVVPDGTALARALEIAEQINSCGPLAVEAVKASVYETADMSESDGLAAELTRGQPVFGTADAKEGARAFAEKRPPVYKRA, encoded by the coding sequence ATGGGTGGGACGGAACACCTCACCGTGCAGCGCGAAGGCGCCACACTGGTGCTCACGCTCAACAGGCCCGAAGCCAGGAACGCGCTCTCGCTGCCGATGCTCGTCGGCCTCTACGACGGCTGGCTGGAGGCCGACGCCGACGACTCGGTCCGCTCGATCGTGTTCACCGGTGCGGGCGGCTCGTTCTGCTCGGGCATGGACCTCAAGGCCCTCGCCGGCAACGGCATGGCGGGCGAGGAGTACCGCGACCGGCTCAAGGCCGACCCCGACCTGCACTGGAAGGCGATGCTGCGCCACCACCGCCCGCGCAAGCCGGTGATCGCGGCCGTCGAGGGGTACTGCGTCGCGGGCGGCACCGAGATGCTCCAGGGCACCGACATCCGCGTCGCCGGCGAGTCCGCGACCTTCGGCCTGTTCGAGGTGCGGCGCGGTCTGTTCCCCATCGGCGGATCCACGGTCCGGCTGCCACGCCAGATCCCGCGCACCCACGCCCTGGAGATGCTCCTCACCGGCCGCCCCTACACCGCCCGCGAGGCCGCCGCCATCGGCCTGGTGGGCCATGTCGTCCCCGACGGCACGGCGCTCGCCAGGGCACTGGAGATCGCCGAACAGATCAACTCCTGCGGCCCGCTGGCCGTCGAGGCCGTCAAGGCCTCCGTCTACGAGACCGCGGACATGAGCGAGTCCGACGGTCTCGCTGCCGAACTCACCCGCGGTCAACCGGTCTTCGGCACCGCCGACGCCAAGGAGGGCGCCCGCGCCTTCGCGGAGAAGCGACCGCCCGTCTACAAGCGCGCCTGA
- a CDS encoding acyl-CoA synthetase codes for MEYNLADLFESVVDVVPDREALVYVDHPGTGAERRLTYAELDAAADRVGHHLLDSGIRPGEHLGLHLYNGVEYLQTVLGCLKARIVPVNVNYRYVEEELVYLYRDADLVALVFDAEFTDRVAAARPRAERLRHLIRVGAPAPGAAHVPCAEFAQLEAAGSPRRGFPARSPDDQFIIYTGGTTGMPKGVMWRQEDLFFAGLGGGAPTGEPVKKPEELAERVAAGGTGITFFPTAPLMHGTSTLTAFIGFNFGQRVVIHRKFVPEEVLRTVEKEKVSSISLVGDAMLRPLIDALSGPLRHIDRSSLFSVSSSGAVLSDTVRRQFQDLVPNAMLLNNFGSSESGFNGTATEDSGPERGFRVRVNARTQVVDPATYEPVAAGEAGRIAQCGHVPLGYYNDPVKTAATFFEKDGERWVLLGDMATVDEEGVVTVLGRGSQCINTGGEKVYPEEVEQALKSHPDVYDVLVAGVPDPQWGHHVAAVVQLREGAARPSLEDIRAHCRDRLAGYKLPRQLVITESVQRSPSGKADYRWAREVAVAADR; via the coding sequence GTGGAGTACAACCTTGCCGACCTGTTCGAGTCGGTCGTCGACGTGGTTCCCGACCGTGAGGCGCTGGTGTACGTCGACCATCCGGGCACGGGCGCGGAGCGCCGCCTGACGTACGCGGAACTGGACGCGGCGGCCGATCGCGTCGGCCACCATCTGCTCGACAGCGGGATACGGCCCGGTGAGCACCTCGGGCTCCACCTCTACAACGGCGTGGAGTACCTCCAGACGGTACTGGGCTGCCTGAAGGCGCGGATCGTCCCGGTCAACGTCAACTACCGATACGTCGAGGAGGAGTTGGTGTACCTCTACCGGGACGCGGATCTGGTGGCGCTGGTCTTCGACGCGGAGTTCACGGACCGGGTGGCGGCGGCGCGGCCCCGGGCGGAGAGGCTGCGGCATCTGATCCGGGTCGGCGCGCCGGCGCCGGGAGCCGCCCACGTGCCCTGTGCGGAGTTCGCCCAGCTGGAGGCCGCGGGGTCGCCCCGGCGCGGCTTCCCGGCCCGCTCGCCCGATGACCAGTTCATCATCTACACCGGCGGTACGACCGGCATGCCCAAGGGTGTGATGTGGCGGCAGGAGGACCTGTTCTTCGCGGGGCTCGGCGGGGGTGCTCCGACCGGGGAGCCGGTGAAGAAACCGGAGGAACTCGCCGAGCGGGTCGCGGCCGGGGGCACGGGGATCACCTTCTTCCCCACGGCACCGCTGATGCACGGCACCTCCACCCTCACGGCGTTCATCGGCTTCAACTTCGGCCAGCGGGTGGTCATCCACCGCAAGTTCGTGCCCGAGGAGGTGCTGCGGACCGTGGAGAAGGAGAAGGTCAGCAGCATCTCGCTGGTGGGGGACGCGATGCTGCGGCCGCTGATCGACGCGCTGAGCGGTCCGCTGCGGCACATCGACCGCTCGTCGCTGTTCAGTGTGTCGTCGTCCGGCGCGGTCCTGTCGGACACGGTGCGACGGCAGTTCCAGGACCTGGTGCCGAACGCCATGCTGCTGAACAACTTCGGCTCGTCGGAGTCCGGTTTCAACGGCACGGCGACCGAGGACTCGGGGCCCGAGCGGGGCTTCCGGGTGCGGGTCAACGCCCGTACGCAGGTGGTGGACCCGGCCACCTACGAACCAGTGGCGGCCGGTGAGGCGGGCCGGATCGCCCAGTGCGGGCATGTGCCGCTCGGCTACTACAACGACCCGGTCAAGACGGCCGCGACGTTCTTCGAGAAGGACGGCGAGCGGTGGGTGCTGCTGGGCGACATGGCCACCGTCGACGAGGAGGGCGTGGTCACCGTCCTCGGCCGCGGCTCGCAGTGCATCAACACCGGCGGCGAGAAGGTGTACCCGGAGGAGGTCGAGCAGGCCCTCAAGTCCCACCCGGACGTCTACGACGTGCTGGTGGCCGGGGTGCCGGACCCCCAGTGGGGCCACCATGTGGCGGCGGTGGTGCAGTTGCGGGAGGGCGCGGCGCGCCCGTCGCTGGAGGACATCCGGGCGCACTGCCGCGACCGGCTGGCCGGTTACAAGCTCCCGCGCCAGCTGGTGATCACGGAGTCGGTCCAGCGGTCGCCGAGCGGCAAGGCGGACTATCGCTGGGCGCGGGAGGTGGCGGTGGCCGCGGACCGCTGA
- a CDS encoding effector-associated constant component EACC1 gives MAVEIHVTVETSGTADAHDLRRWLTAQPRLRGRVTRADASAPPPPGTMGLAADALLALLAPGGVASVLAGAVIAWVQSRKGDQSVTLTRPDGTQISVTSTQVRSMDPTQVEALVSQLAAQLDPAQGTPVADPERRQPDAGSGGDGTPGPARWSATTPTDAARPSGTGPDGGTPAL, from the coding sequence ATGGCTGTGGAGATCCACGTCACCGTAGAGACGTCAGGCACCGCAGACGCGCACGACCTGCGGCGGTGGCTCACCGCACAGCCTCGCCTGCGGGGCCGCGTGACACGGGCGGACGCCTCCGCGCCGCCTCCCCCGGGCACCATGGGGCTCGCCGCGGACGCCCTGCTCGCGCTCTTGGCCCCGGGCGGTGTGGCGAGCGTGCTGGCGGGCGCCGTCATCGCCTGGGTGCAGAGCCGGAAGGGCGACCAGTCGGTGACCCTGACCCGACCCGACGGCACGCAGATCAGCGTGACGTCCACCCAGGTGCGCTCGATGGACCCCACACAGGTGGAGGCGCTCGTCAGCCAACTCGCCGCCCAGCTGGATCCGGCGCAGGGTACCCCCGTCGCCGATCCCGAGCGACGGCAACCGGATGCCGGCAGCGGCGGGGACGGGACACCCGGCCCGGCGCGGTGGTCGGCCACCACCCCGACTGACGCCGCCCGACCCTCGGGCACGGGCCCGGACGGCGGGACGCCGGCCCTGTGA
- a CDS encoding NACHT and WD repeat domain-containing protein gives MTAPGQAHPGPAGSGLSLAGARAVLTGTGRHRNGSRLADLPGVDTTLDDLAQLLHELCGMPREHVLRVPSDAGPEAVVEAVTQACEEADGVVLFCHVGHGLLGPANKLYLATHWSMDAQRVTAAVPYETVKGLLEEAPFGSAVILDCCFSGISQAPHGSGAVGPYVQVRPSGSFLLASASSYAPSFAPEGQRHTLFGGKLISLLRDGDPAGPPMLTLEGLHRGIEERSDDTTRPHVSSEGTLGGLVIAPNRAYRFPGPPAADPPAPLPCPYFGMRPLGPKESTWFFGRDRELDQLTEAVEAPDAERRPVIVIGASGSGKSSLLGAGLLARLDHHHATGRTRTWPVLRMLSPGRTPLHSLASQWAAATGLPPDTVLAELAAGRFPAPPADAPGDHEQARRPAGAVPRVLVIDQFEEVFTTAAKTERADFLRLVSGSPDCDRSGPDDARPRIVLAVRADFYGECLADPGLRAALSSTSPVHCAPLDGQALRDAIEGPAERSGLDLEPGLVDRILSDLRRPDGETPVEERPAAALPLLAHALQRTWVNRSGARMTLAGYQATGGIWNAVTESCKTLHDNLTPAERRSLRTLLLSLVHLTPTGEPVARRVTFEDVLAAHGPDERERLRVVCELLREKSLITLDQDGLRIAHEALLYAWTDLRTWILGARARLLARQQLTEAAHAWDVGHRHRDYLYTGNRLSAVRAWAGPGNGPDTAKRPPAQRTLPEVPSNPLASGTVTTDEEDTGGDAPPVLTALEREFLHSSLRADRRRKLTRALLTGGVLALALLLTVVGTLAYTERAKSREQAAVLASERIAAQADVLRAQDPAAALDLSLTAYRTSPTEEAKASLVRSALAPVHTSIAGHTKGVYSVAYRPDGAVLASSSRDGTVRLWHTGDRYRPRPGPVIRVGTNSSVFWAPDGRHLYVQTVKDLQVYDLRQIDRPRRTARATTEGLERPYRPALSSDGTTLAVPLARGRMVLWDLRDPTAPAAHTVRMSDGSRDLLAVAWRPDGKLLSVTAAATKPGGRDRVQLWDTTDPTSPRLRTTLRRSAIATVFSADGRSLTTALPGRGIVTLDVSDPDRVKEPEGFKARGNPADGLYWQLDRSPDGRHLVGAGSTDGNAWMYENSAATAAPDDFMKGEVLPGNVPLVAVAYRPDGRGVVTGDEKGGVHLWSPPPHSVDGAYTSAGRFNPGDSFAPEHRLLATDDEELRTTIWRLTGTTFRKVVTVPEPWRSVAFLPGGSLFLARDPDGRRTGLWDLSGDRPELRHVFTGTHGPTAISADGDRLALQTGEDGPLVIWDVSRPDRPRRTGSVPVDTKGTVTPAFTSPDVLAVASAEGTQLWRIDRPDSPHRGQKVPGTASFSLSQEGKQQALLLVKPAKGPSADERLAVYRLSSTATAHRLRDDVTVDRQRATVAFTVLDHRFVVTLPAKIGQPRVWDLDEPASNGSKDPPAGLPGSHFLMEGVMAGDTRQGGVVAAWQEETGARDLAVWAFTADASSDAPRTGHFELIYDVPAVTEGIGGFSVRQVSPNGDDLVLSTGPGPIDGLGGQLVLLPTDPDRLAGLLCAVRPGTVPRGVWTKAFPDLEYHDPCG, from the coding sequence GTGACGGCCCCGGGACAGGCGCATCCGGGTCCGGCCGGATCGGGGCTCTCCCTCGCCGGCGCCCGCGCCGTGCTCACCGGCACCGGGCGCCACCGGAACGGCTCGCGCCTGGCCGACCTGCCCGGAGTCGACACCACCCTCGACGACCTGGCCCAACTGCTCCACGAACTCTGCGGGATGCCCCGGGAGCATGTCCTGCGGGTACCCTCCGACGCCGGCCCGGAGGCCGTCGTCGAGGCGGTCACCCAGGCATGCGAAGAGGCCGACGGCGTCGTGCTCTTCTGCCACGTCGGGCACGGGCTGCTGGGACCGGCCAACAAGCTGTATCTCGCGACCCATTGGTCCATGGACGCCCAGCGGGTCACCGCGGCAGTCCCGTACGAGACCGTCAAGGGCCTGCTGGAGGAGGCGCCCTTCGGTAGTGCCGTCATCCTGGACTGCTGCTTTTCCGGCATCTCCCAGGCGCCGCACGGCTCGGGCGCCGTCGGTCCCTACGTCCAGGTCCGCCCGTCCGGCAGCTTCCTCCTCGCTTCCGCGTCGTCCTACGCCCCGTCCTTCGCTCCGGAGGGGCAACGGCACACGCTCTTCGGCGGCAAGCTCATCAGCCTGCTGCGTGACGGCGACCCGGCCGGGCCGCCGATGCTCACCCTGGAAGGGCTCCACCGCGGCATCGAAGAGAGGTCGGACGACACCACCCGCCCCCACGTGTCCAGCGAGGGAACCCTCGGCGGACTCGTCATCGCGCCCAACCGTGCCTACCGGTTCCCCGGTCCGCCCGCCGCCGACCCGCCGGCCCCGCTGCCCTGCCCCTACTTCGGCATGAGGCCGCTCGGGCCGAAGGAGAGCACCTGGTTCTTCGGCCGGGACCGTGAACTGGACCAACTGACCGAAGCGGTCGAGGCGCCGGACGCGGAGCGCCGACCCGTCATCGTCATAGGAGCCTCCGGCTCGGGCAAGTCCTCCCTCCTCGGGGCCGGGCTGCTCGCCCGGCTGGACCATCACCACGCGACGGGACGGACGCGCACCTGGCCCGTCTTACGGATGCTGTCGCCCGGCAGGACCCCGCTGCACTCGTTGGCGAGCCAATGGGCCGCGGCGACCGGGCTGCCGCCGGACACGGTGCTGGCGGAGCTGGCCGCCGGGCGCTTCCCCGCCCCGCCGGCGGACGCCCCGGGCGACCACGAGCAGGCCCGGCGCCCCGCGGGCGCCGTACCCCGAGTGCTGGTGATCGACCAGTTCGAAGAGGTCTTCACCACTGCGGCGAAGACCGAGCGGGCGGACTTCCTCCGCCTGGTGTCCGGCAGCCCCGACTGTGATCGATCCGGGCCGGACGACGCCCGTCCCCGGATCGTGCTCGCCGTCAGAGCCGACTTCTACGGCGAATGCCTCGCCGACCCCGGACTGCGCGCCGCCCTCTCCTCCACCTCTCCGGTGCACTGTGCCCCTCTGGACGGCCAAGCGCTCAGGGACGCCATTGAGGGTCCCGCCGAGCGGAGCGGGCTGGATCTGGAGCCCGGACTGGTCGACCGCATCCTGTCGGACCTGCGACGGCCGGACGGGGAGACGCCCGTCGAGGAGCGGCCGGCCGCGGCCCTGCCGCTCCTGGCGCATGCTCTGCAGCGGACCTGGGTGAACCGTTCGGGCGCCAGGATGACTCTGGCCGGCTACCAGGCCACGGGCGGCATCTGGAATGCGGTCACGGAGTCGTGCAAGACCCTGCACGACAACCTCACCCCCGCCGAGCGCCGATCGCTGCGGACGCTGCTGCTCAGCCTGGTGCACCTCACTCCCACCGGCGAACCCGTCGCGCGCCGCGTCACCTTCGAGGACGTGCTGGCGGCCCACGGACCTGACGAGCGGGAACGTCTGCGCGTCGTCTGCGAGTTGCTCCGGGAGAAGAGCCTCATCACTCTGGACCAGGACGGCTTGCGCATCGCCCACGAGGCACTGCTGTACGCCTGGACCGACCTGCGCACCTGGATCCTGGGCGCCCGCGCCCGCCTGCTCGCCCGGCAGCAACTGACCGAGGCCGCCCACGCCTGGGACGTCGGCCACCGCCATCGGGACTATCTGTACACCGGCAACCGCCTGTCCGCGGTCCGCGCCTGGGCCGGACCGGGCAACGGGCCGGACACCGCGAAGCGTCCGCCCGCCCAGCGGACGCTGCCCGAAGTCCCCTCGAATCCGCTCGCGTCGGGGACCGTCACCACGGACGAGGAGGACACCGGCGGCGACGCACCCCCTGTACTCACCGCCCTTGAACGGGAGTTCCTGCACAGCAGCCTGCGGGCCGACCGCCGACGCAAGCTCACCAGGGCCCTGCTGACCGGCGGCGTCCTCGCTCTCGCCCTCCTCCTCACCGTCGTCGGGACGCTCGCCTACACGGAACGCGCCAAGTCCCGGGAACAGGCCGCCGTCCTGGCCTCCGAGCGGATCGCGGCCCAGGCCGACGTGCTCCGCGCCCAGGACCCGGCGGCCGCGCTCGACCTGAGCCTGACCGCGTACCGGACCTCGCCCACCGAGGAGGCGAAGGCCAGCCTGGTGCGCTCCGCTCTGGCTCCGGTCCACACCAGCATTGCCGGACACACCAAGGGCGTCTACTCCGTCGCCTACCGCCCGGACGGCGCGGTGCTGGCCAGTTCCAGCCGGGACGGCACAGTGCGGCTGTGGCACACCGGCGACCGGTACCGTCCTCGCCCCGGCCCGGTGATCCGCGTGGGTACGAACTCGTCCGTCTTCTGGGCACCCGACGGCCGCCACCTGTACGTCCAGACCGTCAAGGATCTCCAGGTCTACGACCTCCGTCAGATCGACCGCCCTCGTCGCACGGCCCGCGCGACCACCGAGGGCCTCGAACGGCCGTACCGGCCCGCTCTCAGCTCGGACGGCACGACACTGGCCGTTCCGCTGGCCCGGGGCCGCATGGTGCTGTGGGACCTGCGCGATCCGACCGCTCCGGCTGCGCACACCGTGCGGATGTCCGACGGCTCCCGCGACCTGCTGGCGGTCGCGTGGCGGCCCGACGGGAAGCTGCTCTCCGTCACGGCCGCGGCCACCAAGCCCGGGGGACGGGACAGGGTCCAGCTCTGGGACACCACCGATCCCACCAGCCCCCGGCTGCGCACGACCCTGCGGAGGTCGGCCATCGCGACGGTCTTCAGCGCCGACGGCCGGTCGCTGACCACCGCCCTGCCCGGCCGCGGAATCGTGACGCTCGACGTGTCCGACCCGGATCGGGTGAAGGAGCCTGAGGGATTCAAAGCCCGGGGCAACCCCGCTGACGGCCTCTACTGGCAGCTCGACCGTTCCCCGGACGGCCGCCACCTCGTCGGGGCGGGCTCCACGGACGGCAACGCGTGGATGTACGAGAACAGCGCCGCGACAGCTGCACCGGATGACTTCATGAAGGGCGAAGTGCTGCCCGGCAACGTGCCGCTGGTCGCCGTGGCCTACCGGCCGGACGGGCGGGGCGTGGTGACCGGTGACGAGAAGGGTGGGGTCCATCTGTGGAGTCCGCCGCCGCACAGTGTGGACGGGGCCTATACCAGCGCAGGTCGGTTCAACCCTGGTGACTCCTTCGCGCCGGAACATCGTCTTCTCGCCACCGATGACGAGGAATTGAGAACCACCATCTGGCGGCTGACCGGAACCACGTTCCGGAAGGTGGTCACGGTGCCCGAACCGTGGCGATCCGTCGCCTTCCTGCCCGGCGGGTCGCTCTTCCTGGCCCGGGACCCGGACGGCCGGCGGACCGGCCTGTGGGACCTGTCCGGCGACCGGCCGGAACTCCGGCACGTGTTCACGGGAACACACGGTCCCACCGCCATCTCGGCGGACGGTGACCGCCTGGCCCTCCAGACCGGCGAGGACGGCCCTTTGGTCATCTGGGACGTCAGCCGCCCAGACCGGCCACGCCGCACCGGGTCGGTGCCGGTGGACACCAAGGGCACCGTCACCCCGGCGTTCACCTCGCCGGACGTCCTCGCGGTCGCGTCCGCCGAAGGCACGCAGTTGTGGAGAATCGACCGGCCGGACAGCCCCCACCGAGGGCAGAAAGTGCCGGGTACCGCCTCGTTCTCCCTGTCTCAGGAGGGGAAGCAGCAGGCCTTGCTGCTGGTGAAGCCGGCCAAGGGCCCCAGTGCAGACGAACGTTTGGCGGTCTACCGGCTGTCTTCCACGGCGACGGCCCACAGGCTCAGGGACGACGTGACCGTCGACCGTCAGCGGGCCACTGTCGCCTTCACCGTCCTGGACCACCGCTTCGTGGTGACCCTGCCCGCCAAGATCGGGCAGCCCCGCGTGTGGGACCTCGACGAGCCCGCGTCCAACGGCAGCAAGGACCCGCCGGCCGGCCTGCCCGGCTCACACTTTCTCATGGAGGGCGTCATGGCGGGTGACACGCGGCAGGGCGGGGTGGTCGCCGCCTGGCAGGAGGAGACCGGGGCTCGTGATCTGGCCGTCTGGGCCTTCACGGCCGACGCGTCGTCGGACGCCCCGCGCACCGGGCACTTCGAGCTGATCTACGACGTCCCCGCCGTCACGGAGGGAATCGGCGGCTTCTCCGTCCGACAGGTCAGCCCGAACGGAGACGACCTCGTCCTCTCCACCGGCCCCGGCCCCATCGATGGGCTCGGCGGCCAACTCGTCCTGCTGCCCACGGATCCCGACCGGCTGGCGGGACTGCTCTGCGCGGTGCGGCCCGGCACCGTCCCGCGCGGTGTCTGGACGAAGGCCTTCCCCGACCTCGAGTACCACGACCCGTGCGGCTGA
- a CDS encoding alpha/beta fold hydrolase, whose amino-acid sequence MDTEPRTVRANGITQAYRVWGPADAPPVVLLHARGTDGADWAEIAPALAAGPRRVYAPDLRGHGRSDWPGGYAYAAMRDDVHAFLGALGIARADVVGHSLGGAVACLLAQHSPRLVRRLVLEDVPAPFPLDPPRPPAEHPGGDLPYDWAMILATDEQRNAPDPVWWDDMGRITMPTLLIGGGPTSLIPQEQIDALAELLPDARRVTIDAGHLVHEARPREFLAAVGEFLSPADRTPS is encoded by the coding sequence ATGGACACCGAACCACGCACCGTACGGGCGAACGGCATCACCCAGGCCTACCGCGTCTGGGGGCCGGCGGACGCGCCGCCCGTCGTCCTCCTGCACGCCCGCGGGACCGACGGCGCCGACTGGGCGGAGATCGCCCCCGCGCTGGCCGCCGGGCCCCGCCGGGTGTACGCCCCCGACCTGCGCGGACACGGCCGCAGCGACTGGCCCGGCGGATACGCCTACGCGGCCATGCGCGACGACGTGCACGCCTTCCTCGGCGCGCTCGGCATCGCCCGCGCCGACGTCGTGGGCCACTCGCTCGGCGGCGCCGTCGCCTGCCTGCTCGCCCAGCACAGCCCGCGGCTCGTACGGCGGCTCGTCCTGGAGGACGTCCCCGCGCCCTTCCCGCTGGACCCGCCGCGCCCGCCCGCCGAACATCCGGGCGGGGACCTGCCGTACGACTGGGCGATGATCCTCGCCACCGACGAACAGCGCAACGCCCCGGACCCCGTGTGGTGGGACGACATGGGGCGGATCACCATGCCGACGCTGCTGATCGGTGGCGGGCCGACCAGCCTGATCCCCCAGGAGCAGATCGACGCCCTCGCCGAGCTGCTGCCCGATGCCCGGCGCGTCACCATCGACGCCGGGCACCTCGTGCACGAGGCACGGCCCCGGGAGTTCCTCGCGGCGGTGGGGGAGTTCCTCAGCCCTGCGGACCGTACGCCGTCATGA